The Solanum pennellii chromosome 11, SPENNV200 sequence GTCGGGTGTAAATATATGCAAATCCAACGTATagaatgtttttatctttttttttcttctttcaaatcCATTAATCCATTATGGTTTTGGAGATATATTAGTGACATAGACATatatagttataaaaaaaattacatataagtGGAGATTGGGAGGGTCTTATCTAAATTGCTAATATCTCAAACTAAgtacacatttttttaattttttttgcaatcacttatttgctttgcatacaaccAGTCTTTTGTTTTATGGGACCAATCTTATCATATTTTGAGAGACCAAAAAAGGGAtagctaattaattatttatttcataattaGTACAAATCTTAAAAAAGTTATAAGAGTTGAACTTAAAAGGATTACTGTTGCCAtctttatcttaatttttttttgtagtacaTAACAAAGATTTATCTAGTATCTCAAAAAGATTGTCTTGCTTTAATTACAAGCCACAAGAATAAATGAGTACGAAGCTTAATCttgattttataattgatttggTGCCTTGTGATCATACAACTTAATTACAACAAATGGGGCCATTTGTTTATCTAATTAGTAATTCGATTGGGCCAAAGATTTTATTGGATAACAACTTTGTCTCCAAATCTACAAGCTGTTGATTAGAAAGcattagaaaaaatatcatatgGTAGTACTTAGAGCTAAAGAGGAAATTACAAATGGATTAATTTCCATATATGCTATTAATTCAACTTCACTTTATTGTactaaaataaaagtaattaagtGTATGCCATGGAAAATACCAAAAGGTAACCAATGAAAGGGAAGCTATAGTTTTAAGTTTTTACTATGCATAAATTTGAATCGAAAATGTGTAATTGAAACACTTTATTAAAAGTTCATGAGATATTTTAGTTTGAGAGTTTAAATGAACTATGACAAATTTAAAGGTCAGACCATGTATTAAggctttaattaattaacaagcaaatacatatatttgatCCTATATTATATATGAGATATGAGAGTGGTCCTTGGTAAAATTTTAAACAACTTGAATTAGTTAATAGACAAGATAATTTAATTGCCTAACTTGAAGATTTGATCATGTACTAGGAATCTTGATCAATTCATATGAAACCACACAAATAATtcagaaaatgagaaaaaaggTGAATCATACTTATCAAAAGATTAGATAATACATGATTTATTACAATTTTTCTATTAAGAAGACACAAGTAGTACTTTTTCTATATCATTTGGTACAACTTTTCCTATTAATTATCAGTTCAATCTCAATCTACATAAATTTCTTATCAAATTTGTAGTACgtgcacaatttttttttagaacttGTGGTTTTAACAATCATGTAACATTTGTTTGGTTAAATATCATAGCAATTGTGTGGCGATAAAGACTTCTTGTTTAgggtatcaaatatattattcttttttatctcAATTCATATGACATTCACTTGCctttttaattagtaaaaaaaaagaagatatattttatattcagTAACAATTTCATGTTCCTACTTATAGGAAAGGAAAACAATAGGGTCGACCTAGGCCAATACAAGAGTCCTAACTATGCTAAACTTAGACTTAGAGCAATACTCAAACTAAGTTAAAACTATTATTCTTGACAAATGTTCCTAAAATCTATAACGATATTGAATCTAATAATCATTAACTAATGCCAATAAAAGTTTAAGCACtctatatcaataattaatatatacgtATTTATTGCTGCTAAATGTTCATTTGTATTGCCGTGTGAGTATAAGTACAAGTAGTTGTTGAATAGTACTTTAATTACATAACAAATGAAACCACAACTAACTCTAACATCTTAAATTTCCCTCAAGAGTAAAATAAATTTCCCCTATGAGTAACTTTGTTGCCTAATATgctcttaaaataaaaaataagatagtctttatcaaattttagtGCGTTCAAATACGTCAATAGTACTTAACGGTAGGAAACTTCTTACTCCCTTCTTGGGCTATAGAGTTGTcaataacaattttttgggcctcaaataaaatttgtgtaCATGCCAATATGAACGTGGCAACCTAGTCGATAATTGGCAAGGGCGGTGGGGGCATTTCTTGGGTGGATATTCCATTAGCTTAATTTGTGTAAATGCTAATATATGAGCATTGCTAAATGCATGGCTCCACTTATTTATAACAAACTCTTAACCTCAGTGCTTACAAGTAAATCTAGTTAactaaaatataatatcattCCATTATTATAAGCCAATAGCTAAGTCCACACTTTGTCCTATATAAGCCAAGGTGGAACTTCAACTCATTCAACATtcaacacaaacaaaaaaaaaaaaactcaaccaAAAGCATAACTTCCACTCTATTTATTCAAGAATTCATGGAGAACTTCCACCACTCAAGAAGATTACTCCGGGAGGTGGCCGCCATGGTGCCGCCTCCTTTGCCAGCCGGAATAATTAGCCACGATACAATTGATGATCTACAAATTGGAAAAAATGTCAACACATTTGATGCAAATGTTATTATGGTATTAGCAGTATTTGTAATTGCCATAATTTGTTCACTTGTGTTGAACTCCATCATAAAATGTTTCTTTAGGTGCTCTACCCTAGTTTTAATAGACTCATACTCAAACCATACAAATCCTTCATCAACCAATAAAGGGATCAAGAAAAAAGCCCTCAAGACATTTCCAATTGTAAGATACGCTACTGAATTGAAACATCCAGGGCTCGACTCTGAATGTGTCATTTGCTTATCTGAATTCGTTATTGGAGATAAAGTTAAGGTTCTACCAAAATGTAACCATGGATTCCACGTCAAGTGTATCGATAAATGGCTCAATTCACATTCTTCTTGTCCTACTTGTAGGCATTGCCTCATTGAAACTTGTCAAAAAATTGTCAACGGTGACAATTTTGTTACTACAAATGCAATTTCATCATCAACAGTTGAAGAAATTGTAATAAGGATTGAACCTCTAGAACGTGAAGGTGTTATATCTAATTAACAATcaaaattagaaagaaaaataggattaattagttattaattgTATGTATGATGTAGAAAAATTAGCTATTTAGCATTATGAGTCCAATGTTATGTAGCTTTCCACTGATCCATTAGTACTCTTGCAAGTGTTTATAAAAAAGATTGAGTATActattatatttcaatttatattaacttaattacacACTGAATTTTGTATAAGGTTTGAGGGCTAGCTCATATAGCCAGCACCAAATTTATCAGTATAACTCTCGACTTGTCTACTATAGAATACAATAGGTCAGCAATCAATCGTTATCTACAATGTATATAGTCAAAATCCattgatttaataaaattattaatctttttataatttatgacttttaaCAGATCTCAAGTTAATATATCATCGTAATAATAAGGttgttaaatttcttttataaggTTGGAACAAAATCTATCGAATTCAACTTGAACTGATTCATAAGAAATGCAACAATATAAACAAATCATGAGAGAAAATTgttaaattcaagaaaatgtcaAAGCACCCCTTATTTAAATGTTACACCCCAAATTAACATAACAAGTCCTAAAGCACGGAGAATGTTGAGTATATAAATAAGCAGATCTTACCTAGTAGAGACACGTTTTAAAATCGCgcaaactttaattttaaagCTGACAATATCATTAGCAAATTGCGCTGTTACGTTAAAAACCAAGCAGTGCCTACACTTAGCTCTTCTTGAATCTAAGAGATAATTTATAATATCAACTTTGCCAatatacaagaaaaagaagtaagAAATGTTTAATCTCTAATTGTTTTTTTCAAGGCAAAGTTAAAGTGCTAAAAGTCTATTAAAAAAGGATATCCACATAAACTATATTGTGTTTGTGGTTTGGTGATaaagatacaaaaaaataataataaagaaatcatatattcaatcccactaataaagaaaataattaaaactttgATTAATCTAGTGAATCCATATCACAATGCCTTCATAAAGTAGTGTCggaaaaataacttcaaaacaAACAATGGATCCTATCTATCTCATGTACCACAACTTTACATGACACcctatgattttgatataaagtttttaaaaataagttttaaaatttatgataaaaataattttagatatttgtaaaatattaaattattttaattaaaaaaggaaattttaatattagttatttcttattattaaaaaaataatacacttctttaaacatatttaaaaaggaaaaatgttttatataattgaatagTTTTTAAGTATTTCCTCaaatttctttgaaaattttccagatagtgtgttccttttttaaaaaaatgaattttacgAGGTTATTTCTTTCTATATTTTACATTGTCTTTATATAGTAAACTTCTCATTTCAGGATATAGATGTGAATAGATTGATCAAAATTTATAAGTTCAAATGAGTTCAATAACTTTTACTTTAATATTTGATAGaagaaattcataaaatattaatttaaaataactaaaatttcaaaataaaaagtttcaaattttaactcgACCTCTTTGCTTAGCACTTGGATTTATATTactatatacatatcatgtctTATCACTAAGCAATAAGTGCCATTACCTCTTTACTTTGGCACCACACACCATGTTGTGATAAGAAGTTCAAGGATTCATGTACCATCATGATAGTTGTATTATTGTTTCTTTAGTCTCTTTCTCAAATATTCTTAACTAAGTcaaccattttattttatttttttggaagtGGCTATGTTATTTTGTTGCCACAAACTAAGTCAAATTATATAAGGATGAAGTTATTGCAtgcattttcaatattttttttgtgatgcGAAGGTCAAATAGGAACAACGTGCGGGAATTAAGTTGTAAATTTTAGCTAAAGAATACACAATTgcatttatataaataaataaaaactccACGctcaatcaaataaatttaCTTACTACATCATTTATCTAGTGAATAGAGTACTCCTAGtgaatatatatcttaaattgtCCGGACGAATTGAGTTTAATTTTCTTACCCCGTTTATATAATTGTGTAAGAAATATATTCTGAAAAATGGATGAAGGATCCAACGTCCTATTCTTTTTAAAGAAACTAAAATCTTTTGTCGTATGTATTAtaaaatgaatagaaaaaaaataatttcttacatataaaaataaagatctGACAAATTCGCTCATGATCAAGTTACAACCTCTACTATTcgtattttattcatttcattgatATGCTCCCGccctattttaatttttttccctaCCACTATAAAGAGTGAATTGACACAACTCATAATTTTCTTAGGCTCCACACACCATGTTGGATTTCTGATAAGGAGTTCAAGTATCCAAAGACAAGATAgttgtatatttgtattattattcaCACACTCTAATtatctttctttaattttgactCTTCTTTCAAAagtcaactatatatatatttaaatcatttagtTTCAACGACTCTTcaaaagtttaaataatattCCACACACCAACATGGTGTTTCTGTAAGTGGCTATGTTATTTTGTATACAACTTTAATTTCATGATACAAATTAAACACTTCTATATTATAATTACTAAACTCAAAATGTAACTAATTACGAGGGAACAACTAGACTCCACACACCATGTGGGttatattatttctatatatgaactttataatccttgagtaatctttttttttaatatattcagaCGTTGAGAAACCAAGTAAGTTAGTTATTTAGTATTAACATTTTAACAAAAGTTGTATTGCATCTATTCAACTTATTTTCAGCTGGTTTAGCCCAATCATAATACTGAACCAAATTGGCCCAATTGCAATTAGTCAAtctctttaattattaaaaaggaacttaaaaaaaatactatagtttaagtttgatgagaGATTTATAATAGTAATTTTTATACTTACGATTCATAGTTATATGTTAGGTAGATTAAGAAGGAGAGGGGCAATTGAGATTTGAGAGAAAAGCGAAAAAGAGATTGAGTAAATGTTGTATTCATTGAATCACGAATgcaattaatataattgatttatatcaataatgaatacATCAATATTATGTTACTGTCGTCTATCCCTACAAAGATAAATAgacatatttatcaattatcGAAGTGCTTCATTAATCAATTTGTTTGAAAAAGTAAAACTCACCACCTTAATAATTCACTAGGAAAATGCCATTAATGTTGTGGTTCCTAGTTGTCTACAACAAATGTTGTTACTTTTCACATTCAATAATACATACAAATTAAACAACGAATATAAATGTATATGATAGTGACAACCATTGTTTGGTCGATCTGTATTCAACAAATTAAAAGTACAGCTCCTCATAGTATAGACAGAGACATTATACCAAAAATATCactttaacaataattaattaacgatAATAGCttaattactattaaatatattcatttaGAAGCAATTAGCCCTCTTTATAAATATCCTAAATTTTATAGCGACATTGAACCAAAtgacaattaaataatatcaacaaaaaattttgacactatttttttattaatatatatatacatattaataaatgGTTACTTTACTTTGCGGCTAAAGATAAGTTTAAAAGGTTCCAATCAAAATAACATGAGTTTGAAACAAGATAACATAATTTGATCCAAGCATAGGAGAGTAATCTCTCAAAGATTTCTTACCAAATTGGAGTATATTAAATACTTAAAGAAGCATAatcaaagatttgatttttgtgaatgaaatcttaaggattacttttttaaaaaaaaggtaattaTGTGGATGCCATGGAAAAGCCACATATTAATTGTCTAAGTATTATTTTGTGGTTTTAAATGCACAAATTTGAGGTTGAAAATGAGGTcgtcaataaataaaataaagtaaaaagaagataaaattaaGCAAATATTTGGTAAGATTGAGTAAgaactaatttattttcattaaaattaaaatatttgaataacatatatatatatatatatttgaaatataagATGTCCGAATTTGTTtgtatttacatataaatactAAGATGTTATATGCTTAATTAATCCAAccttacatttttatttcaattcattttcATTCGATACACTTTTTAAACGCAGTAAACTCTCAATGATTTCAAAACATTAAAGATAACATTGTGTCAAAAAAATTACACATAAGATACAAGcgacaatataataaaaagatatatatacttTTAGCCGAATATTAAATACTTTGTTAGAATATTCGTGCTTATAAGAAAGAAACTAAActtatctcaaaaaaaaataaaatgaaataatagaaTCGATAAATTTGCAACCAATGGTAAGAAGATCGATCCAATCCAAACATACTTCGAGTTGATGTGAATTTTGTTTCATGaatccaaaaattaaaaattaatatcaaaattCTCATATTTAAATCTAATTATCCGAACATCCGCCCAACTACTGTATGACATAGATctaagacaaaaataaaaatcaaacaaattaaaaataatcatttttatttaatatttgagaAATTACATTAGAACCTTAATTGAAATTAAATCGCACACTATTAAATTTATTCAAAGATAATAGTCCTAATATCCTAACTTAGATTTGGAAGTTAAGTGCCTAACTTAAGATTTGGTCCATGTACTAAGAAGTTCTGAATTGACCCAAAAAAATGATAAGTGTTCAAAAAGAGAAAGTTAGAAGCACACGTGGCAAAAGGTGACCAATACTTGgtttacaaatttatatttacaaCACCCAACTAGCACTTTTAATACCATTTGTGTTACCACTTTTCCTATTAATGATCAGTTCAATCGATATGATATGATTTTCTTGTGGAAAATCATAAGACTTGGTCAAACTTTTTGCATTGTTTATACCTATAATCTTCTAGAACAATTACGTGAtgtaattaatttcatttttttcatgatgacatttttaaataattagtaacataaaaaaattgcataggtaattttataatatattatctATATAGGATACAATTAACCATACATATAGTTTAATATCATCAAAAATGCACATATCCAACTTCATACGTACATAGACACATATAGttgaccatatatatatatatatatacacatttaggcttaattttttctttgaaaacacACATACAATTtgtacatacatacatatagttggtcatacatacatatacgtaCAATTAAAGTTCGATATTGTATTTGTGTGATTTCAGTTAGGTTTAGTTTTACATGCaaacaaatatatttcattttgcCATGTTTGAgctagatatttttttttcaatcactTGTATTTGTCAGATTATACTTTATGAGATAAAACGATCTAAATTGAGTTAgatcaatttaatattttaaatttagatgcttgaaaataaaatgaaaaatattataacacCTAAAATGATTTTAGCGACAACTAATTAACGACAATAGTTTAAATTGtcgctaaatatatattttttcttaagagGAAATTCCTAGTGATAGTTACATTTTAGCACTCTTTGTAAATGTTGCTAAAACCTATAACTAACATTCAATCTAACGTCAATTAACTAACACCGATACAGACTTTatcactctttattaatgttcATATTTATCATCGTTCGAAGTGATTTTACTGATAGTGTGAGTTGTAATTCatctcatattaatatgatgaaaaaacatacccaataaaaaatttatacaaattgattttggaaaaacatcaaaataaaaattagataagTAAAAGGGAGAAATTTACTAACTACCAAAAGTTTGCAATTTGCCATGTTATTATAGAGAGTGTAGACAAAGGTGTTGTTCCCTTGTTGGGGTTTAGATATCCCAATTAGAAATATTTGGGTCCCAATTAGGATTTGTTTAGATATTTGGTTCATTAATCTTTTTATTTCCTAATAATAACTACATAACCATGTGGCACCCTATTCGACAGACGGCTATGGAGATATTCTGGCTCTTTATTTAGTGGATAGTCCATTAACTTATTGTTCCAAGGTTTTTAGTGGAGTATCCAGATAAtgattcattaaaaaaaaaataatacttttcatgttttcaattcatcaaagaaaagttttttcatatggatttataatttttgcaacttttaaaaaaatgcttaTGTAAATATAGAAgtagttataattttattttaatttatgtgattgaacatgaaaaaaaaaaacttacaaaatatgtaattttaaatatctcataatAATGATaggtttataattctttttgaaacttgTGATTTGAACATTCCATGCTATAATGAAGATGTATGGGAGTATAAAAGTTTGTCATTGAAGGTAAAAAGTGAAATTCAGACTAAACActtccaaaatttaaaattcttttttattagattgaaaaggaaataaattcacaaaaaatgaaagagaGTTTAATAATATTATCCCAAACAATGTTACTATTCGGAAGAGGAAAGTTGGTACTTCAAAAAAGCTAAAGGGCTCCACTTgctgaattttttttgtcatgttCAGAGTAGTATTAAAGtttcgattaaatttaaattgcgTATTGTTAGATTCATTTAAGGGTTACACTtccaataaaattttctttatattcaaGATTAAAATCGAAAATTTCTGGTGAATCAATCTTATCAATACATTAATTCAGTGGCTCCACTAACAAACTCTTTATATCTATATTGCTCAAGTGTAAAGCTAGTTAATTGAAACAATGGTTTGGAACTCtgaaatatattcttttaactTAATAAATACTAATATATCTTTTTCATAACTAAAACTCAAAAAAGATAGTTTATCACACTTTACACTTGTTCACCTTATACATTAGTCCTATATAAAGCAATTGTTCCTCAATTATATTCATTCAAACAAAGAAAACACAAATACAAAGTCTCACCAAAAAGCTCTAAATATGTTAACTAGAACTTCCACTCTATTAATTCAAGAATTCATGGAGAACTTCCACTACTCAAGAAGATTACTCCCGGAGTCCACCATGGCACCGCCACCGGCAGCCGGAATCAGCCACTATGCAACTAATCATCAACCATTTGGTCACAAAGTCAACACATTTGATGCAAATGTTATTATGGTCTTGGCCGTACTTGTATGTGCCTTGATTTGTTCATTTATCTTGAATTTCATCATAAAATGTGTATGTAGGTGCACTACCCTAATATTGGTAGACTCATCCTTAAACCATACAAACAACAACCCTTCTTCAACAAAACTAGTCAATAGAGGGATCGAGAAAAAAGCCCTCAAGACATTTCCGGTTATAACATATAGTACTACTGAATTGAAACATCCAGGGTTGGACTCTGAATGTGTCATTTGCTTATCTGAATTTGGAATTGGAGAGAAAATTAAAGTTCTACCTAAATGCAACCATGGGTTCCACGTCAAGTGTATCGATAAATGGCTCAATTCTCACTCTTCTTGCCCTACTTGTAGGCATTGCCTAATTGAGACTTGCCAAAAAATTGTTCCAATTTCATCAGCTCTAGTACAAGAAGTTGTAATAAGGGTTGAACCTCTCCAACGTGAAGATGTTGTATCTAATAATCAACATTAGGTAGAATTAGTAGTAGATAAACTCAATTAGACTAGACATTAGcttttaattaagttgatataGTTTAGTTCTTTCTTTTGTCCTGTTGGAAAAGTTTTGGCTAGATATATAGTCTTGCAAgtgtataaattaaattttgttcttgTTTCTTTATCAAGATGATCATGCTCCTTCTTGTCAAAGAAAAGGCTATTATATTGTGGTTCCAAGTTGTCTATTTCTCatcaataataattatgtaTGGCTCGAATATAGGGAAGAACTTGTGTCCTAATGATGTGGTTAAAAGGACAAAAGGATAGATTCGTCAGATATATTATATGATCACCAGTATCTCACTTGTAACAAAAGAATATTATCTGGTACAACTTATAACGATATTTCGAGTAGAGCTTTTCTAGAAAAAGACAAGTAGTAGTAGTACACTTGGAAAATATTAACTTGAATATAGTTATATTGTGGTTCCAAGTTGTTTACAACATAATATACGTTGTTACTTTTTCACATCAATAATACGtataataaactaatataaatgtatatgaTGTTGATTGGTGACAAATATTGTTTCATTTGATCTGTCTTCAACAAAACTACAGCTTTTCAGAGTATAGAAGGAGATTGATTAGTCCTTTAATAAATTGTTTTACTTTAATATGCGGCTAAAATCAGGGCTAAAAGGTATCAATTAAGATAACATTATGTAGAAATAAGATAACATTTGATCCAACAAGAGACTTATCTCTCAAGATTTAGTAACAAATAGGGACTTGTTTAATACTTAATAAGCATAATTAAGAATTTGGttaatttgaaagaaatctaccaaaaaaagaaaataaaaagtaattacATGTAGATGCCATGGAAAAGCCCAAAAGGTGACCAATGGAAAGGGTTTGATtacaaaattttgataattcattGATTCATCTAAATATATGGTTCGTTTTTATTATAACTTTTTAAGTTtactttattgaaaatttataacGTTCAAATAATATATGGAAAAGTCGAAAAGCTTAAGCAAgcgaattaattattaattttatttttaaactattaacAACTTTAAAAACAAgctttaatttaactaattgaACTTAAACACATCTCCTATCTTGTAACATGAGTAAATAAACCTCTAAATGCTTATCAAGTTTATGAGCGTTTTCAAcccttttctcaaatttttattaagaatttcATGTTTGCTATAAAAACTTAAAACTATTTATTATATCATGTAacagattatatttttttatatttaattcgAATGACCCATACACCAATCCGTACTACTATATATGAGATAGATCTATaaggtaaaatatcaaacaacaTAATTAGAACTTAAAGTGCCTAACTGGAGATTTGATTCATGTACTAAAGAAGCTAGTgttcaaaaagagaaaaagttaGAAACACACGTAGCAAAAATTAACCAATACTTGGCTTACAAATCTATATTTACAACACCTAACTAGTACTTTTTATACCATATGTTACCACTTTTTCGTATTGATAATAATCAGTTCAATCTCAACCGTTGTGACATGATGGCACACACTTTAATTTTCCATAGCTTATTAAAGTATCAAGGGCGTCCAAGAATAATTTTGTGCGTAAttggtaaaataaaaaaataaaatattattaaaattcgaattaaaattttcttcattaaAATAGATATACATTAACACAATATCACAAATATAGatttgtcaaatatattttatgatcaAAAA is a genomic window containing:
- the LOC107004178 gene encoding RING-H2 finger protein ATL78-like — translated: MENFHHSRRLLREVAAMVPPPLPAGIISHDTIDDLQIGKNVNTFDANVIMVLAVFVIAIICSLVLNSIIKCFFRCSTLVLIDSYSNHTNPSSTNKGIKKKALKTFPIVRYATELKHPGLDSECVICLSEFVIGDKVKVLPKCNHGFHVKCIDKWLNSHSSCPTCRHCLIETCQKIVNGDNFVTTNAISSSTVEEIVIRIEPLEREGVISN
- the LOC107004122 gene encoding RING-H2 finger protein ATL78-like, producing MLTRTSTLLIQEFMENFHYSRRLLPESTMAPPPAAGISHYATNHQPFGHKVNTFDANVIMVLAVLVCALICSFILNFIIKCVCRCTTLILVDSSLNHTNNNPSSTKLVNRGIEKKALKTFPVITYSTTELKHPGLDSECVICLSEFGIGEKIKVLPKCNHGFHVKCIDKWLNSHSSCPTCRHCLIETCQKIVPISSALVQEVVIRVEPLQREDVVSNNQH